A portion of the Acidihalobacter yilgarnensis genome contains these proteins:
- a CDS encoding tetratricopeptide repeat protein yields the protein MAAKRGSTKAEYNLALSYYEGNGLIKSLPNAISWWRMAAKGNDPRAEYNLGVLYYKGHGFVKNIENTVEWWHKSALQGNPDAEYNLGTLYYKGVGVKKDIAKAMKWWEMASAQDEPLANKGMDLAAYTTPDTR from the coding sequence ATGGCGGCCAAGCGAGGTAGCACAAAAGCAGAATACAATCTTGCGCTATCCTATTATGAGGGCAATGGACTGATAAAAAGCCTCCCGAATGCCATCAGCTGGTGGCGAATGGCGGCCAAAGGTAATGACCCCAGAGCGGAATATAATTTGGGTGTCCTATATTACAAGGGACATGGATTCGTTAAAAACATCGAGAATACTGTCGAGTGGTGGCACAAATCAGCCCTGCAAGGAAACCCGGATGCTGAATATAATCTTGGCACCTTGTACTACAAGGGCGTCGGGGTGAAGAAGGATATCGCAAAAGCCATGAAATGGTGGGAAATGGCTTCAGCGCAAGATGAACCCCTAGCCAATAAAGGTATGGATTTAGCCGCTTACACCACGCCGGATACGCGATGA